In Streptomyces qaidamensis, one DNA window encodes the following:
- a CDS encoding DUF3618 domain-containing protein: MADTADSRTPAQIEADIRRRRATLAETLDEIGVRVHPKTIVGDAKAKVASNIDHTLGRAYVGVNRAVTDVRARFVDEDGAPRLERVVPVALVVVGVVGLLAVSTRRRKG; the protein is encoded by the coding sequence GTGGCGGACACGGCGGACTCCAGGACCCCGGCGCAGATCGAGGCGGACATCAGGCGCCGCCGCGCGACCCTGGCCGAGACCCTCGACGAGATCGGGGTGCGGGTGCACCCCAAGACGATCGTCGGGGATGCCAAGGCCAAGGTCGCTTCCAACATTGATCACACCCTCGGACGGGCTTACGTGGGGGTCAACCGGGCCGTCACCGATGTGCGCGCCCGGTTCGTGGACGAGGACGGGGCGCCCCGGCTGGAGCGTGTCGTGCCCGTCGCGCTCGTCGTCGTGGGCGTGGTCGGGCTGCTCGCGGTCAGCACGCGGCGGCGCAAGGGCTGA